ATGAAACCGCCGAAGACCAGCCAGGGACCGAAATTGGCGCCGATGCCGGCGACCGGCACCAGAGCCGCGCGCCACTGCAAGGGCGCGTAAGCCTTGGCGTGCTGAATGGCGTGGCCGACCTCGTGAGCCGCTACCGCCATGCCCGCTACGCTGGCGCCCCGGTAGTTGGCTTCCGACAGGCGTACCACCCGCTTGCTTGGATCGTAATGATCGGTGAGCTGACCCTGGACCGCCTCGACGGGCACGTCACGCAGGCCATTGGCGTCTAAAATCGCCCGGGCGGTTTCCGCACCTGAGAGGCTCGAGGCGTTTTGCACCCGCGACCACTTGCCGTAGGTGCTCTTCAGCCACATCTGCACGAGCAGGGTGCCCGCGAACGTAACGATAAAAAGAATCAGTCCAAAACCCATGTGACCTCCAGAGATCAAAGCTAGCAAAGATCAAAGCTAGCGCGCCGGCAGCCGAAGCCGCCAAAAAAGATCGCCACCACCGTGACGACCGTGCTGATACCAGTATAGCAAAGAGCCGCGCCGCCGTGTGAGGGCGCGGAAACAGCCCAAAGGACAGCCTACAGCGGGGGAGACAGGTCGGGCGCGAAGTCCTCGAGCGGCTCCGAGCGCACGGTGAAACGCACCGCGGTGCGCTCCTCGTTCTGCAGCTCGAGCTTGACGAAAGAAGGCTGGGTGGTCAGGTCCAGGCCGTCGGGCTCGATGTAACTCCTGGCGATGGCGATGGCCTTGACCGCCTGGTTGACGGCCTGAGGTCCGATGGCCTGGACCTCGACTTCGCTCTGCGTCCTAAGCAGTGCAGCGATCGCCCCGGCCACCGAGTTGGGGCGGGAGCTTCCTGATACGCGCAAGGTCTCGATGATGAACCTCCTAGATCGTGGTCATGGTGACGGCTTCAAGGCGACGATCTACTCTTTACGGTCCCTCTATCTTGCCCTCGGGCGCGACTCTTTTCCGTAGTACATAACGCTAAGGTACGTACCGCCAAGGCAGATACCCATAGCGCAGATACCCGCAAGGCAGATAGCTGGTCACGACGCTCGAGGGCCAGTCACCGCCAGTATGAGCCAACGATGGCAAGGACAGATATGTGCAAAGCACAGTTCCTGTTCCGGCAGCCTTTTGGCATGGTCGTGCCGGTAAAGGTCTAGAGCGCCTTGAAGCGTTCGAAGGGTTCCCGGCAGCTCGAGCAGTAGTGGAGGGCGCGGCAGGGTGTCGGCCCGAACAGGCTCTCCTGACGGGTGTCGAAGCCGCCGCAGCGCGGGCAGGCGGCGGGCGGGCTGTGCATCGGCAGCTCGTCCAGGCCGTCCGCGGCGAACCCGTCCCCCTCGGGCGGCGGCGCCAGGCCCGCCTCCTTGAGCATCTCCCGCCCCGCCGCCGTGATGCGCGCGCTCGTCCAGGCTTCAGCGAAGGAGACGGTGACCTCGACCTCGCCGTAGGGCTCGAGCCCGGCTCTGATCTCGCGCTGCATCATGTCGAGGGCGGGGCAGCCGACGAAGGTCGGCAGCATAGCCACGCGAATCTTCTCGCCCACCTCTATCCACCCGATCACCCCGAG
The window above is part of the Deinococcota bacterium genome. Proteins encoded here:
- a CDS encoding zinc metallopeptidase — protein: MGFGLILFIVTFAGTLLVQMWLKSTYGKWSRVQNASSLSGAETARAILDANGLRDVPVEAVQGQLTDHYDPSKRVVRLSEANYRGASVAGMAVAAHEVGHAIQHAKAYAPLQWRAALVPVAGIGANFGPWLVFGGFMLGMNENLILVGLALFAAAVLFQVVTLPVEFDASRRAMAQLSSMGLVTSQDSGGARAVLSAAAMTYVAAMAASLAYLLYYLSIFLGNRE
- a CDS encoding stage V sporulation protein S is translated as METLRVSGSSRPNSVAGAIAALLRTQSEVEVQAIGPQAVNQAVKAIAIARSYIEPDGLDLTTQPSFVKLELQNEERTAVRFTVRSEPLEDFAPDLSPPL
- the paaJ gene encoding phenylacetate-CoA oxygenase subunit PaaJ, which translates into the protein MAGTSGLPGIAEEGVWDILRSIPDPEIPTINLVDLGVIGWIEVGEKIRVAMLPTFVGCPALDMMQREIRAGLEPYGEVEVTVSFAEAWTSARITAAGREMLKEAGLAPPPEGDGFAADGLDELPMHSPPAACPRCGGFDTRQESLFGPTPCRALHYCSSCREPFERFKAL